In Populus trichocarpa isolate Nisqually-1 chromosome 16, P.trichocarpa_v4.1, whole genome shotgun sequence, a genomic segment contains:
- the LOC7484623 gene encoding protein IQ-DOMAIN 12 isoform X2: protein MARKKRWFGWVRRLFVSEQKPKAEKKSKRWKWVLGGLKVKQCLALPAPQRREVRTVSEASETQKKYALTVALATAAAADAAVAAAHAAAEVVRLTGASHPSHHFTKGVETLAAIKIQSAFRAYLARKALRALKGLVKLQAIVRGQVVRRQALIKLKHFPSNAKMMSEVQAKGITADGFCKSGENKHVVKSRKEVQEKETKVREMILQLLKSKEVVEKEHKGKNDKRETQTDHMLVLNSQKSWNFSLRSKEDVEALLLKKQEANIKRERMMKYSFSNRILQHNFSFRREEMVYSKNRNSPRKVVDRVTR, encoded by the exons ATGGCAAGGAAGAAGAGGTGGTTTGGTTGGGTGAGGAGGCTATTTGTCTCTGAGCAAAAACCAAAAGCAGAAAAG aaatcaaagAGGTGGAAATGGGTTCTTGGAGGGCTCAAGGTCAAACAATGCCTTGCACTTCCAGCACCACAGAGAAGAGAAGTGAGAACAGTCAGTGAAGCAtcagaaacacaaaaaaagtatGCTTTGACTGTTGCCCTTGCAACAGCAGCTGCAGCTGATGCTGCTGTTGCCGCTGCTCATGCTGCAGCTGAGGTTGTCCGGCTCACAGGTGCCTCACATCCTTCCCATCATTTCACCAAAGGAGTGGAAACTTTGGCTGCCATTAAAATACAAAGCGCTTTCCGTGCATATCTT GCAAGAAAAGCCTTACGAGCACTGAAGGGATTGGTGAAGCTTCAAGCCATTGTTCGTGGACAAGTTGTTAGACGCCAAGCACTCATCAAATTGAAACATTTTCCATCAAATGCAAAAATGATGTCAGAAGTCCAGGCAAAAGGCATTACTGCAGATGGATTTTGTAAAAGCGGTGAAAATAAACATGTTGTCAAGTCAAGGAAAGAGGTGCAAGAGAAGGAAACTAAGGTACGAGAGATGATCTTGCAGCTCCTCAAGTCAAAGGAGGTGGTTGAGAAAGAACATAAG GGGAAGAACGATAAAAGAGAAACTCAAACAGATCATATG CTTGTATTGAACAGCCAAAAGAGTTGGAATTTTAGCTTGCGTTCGAAGGAAGACGTGGAAGCTCTGTTGTTAAAAAAGCAAGAGGCTAACATCAAAAGAGAGCGAATGATGAAATACTCATTTTCCAACCGG ATTCTgcaacataatttttctttcaggaGAGAGGAAATGGTCTATTCGAAGAATCGCAACTCGCCAAGGAAAGTGGTAGACAGAGTCACCAGATAA
- the LOC7484623 gene encoding protein IQ-DOMAIN 12 isoform X1 has translation MARKKRWFGWVRRLFVSEQKPKAEKKSKRWKWVLGGLKVKQCLALPAPQRREVRTVSEASETQKKYALTVALATAAAADAAVAAAHAAAEVVRLTGASHPSHHFTKGVETLAAIKIQSAFRAYLARKALRALKGLVKLQAIVRGQVVRRQALIKLKHFPSNAKMMSEVQAKGITADGFCKSGENKHVVKSRKEVQEKETKVREMILQLLKSKEVVEKEHKGKNDKRETQTDHMLVLNSQKSWNFSLRSKEDVEALLLKKQEANIKRERMMKYSFSNRERGNGLFEESQLAKESGRQSHQIKQWPNKEAYNRERMENLKSAPISNLFTGDIFSPAQVKTRSTRKQDFIEGLNTPVSFPRRSFGSMRPSLAGEGNSLPNSPVFPTYMAATQSAKLKARSMSTPKQREGFQDSCFE, from the exons ATGGCAAGGAAGAAGAGGTGGTTTGGTTGGGTGAGGAGGCTATTTGTCTCTGAGCAAAAACCAAAAGCAGAAAAG aaatcaaagAGGTGGAAATGGGTTCTTGGAGGGCTCAAGGTCAAACAATGCCTTGCACTTCCAGCACCACAGAGAAGAGAAGTGAGAACAGTCAGTGAAGCAtcagaaacacaaaaaaagtatGCTTTGACTGTTGCCCTTGCAACAGCAGCTGCAGCTGATGCTGCTGTTGCCGCTGCTCATGCTGCAGCTGAGGTTGTCCGGCTCACAGGTGCCTCACATCCTTCCCATCATTTCACCAAAGGAGTGGAAACTTTGGCTGCCATTAAAATACAAAGCGCTTTCCGTGCATATCTT GCAAGAAAAGCCTTACGAGCACTGAAGGGATTGGTGAAGCTTCAAGCCATTGTTCGTGGACAAGTTGTTAGACGCCAAGCACTCATCAAATTGAAACATTTTCCATCAAATGCAAAAATGATGTCAGAAGTCCAGGCAAAAGGCATTACTGCAGATGGATTTTGTAAAAGCGGTGAAAATAAACATGTTGTCAAGTCAAGGAAAGAGGTGCAAGAGAAGGAAACTAAGGTACGAGAGATGATCTTGCAGCTCCTCAAGTCAAAGGAGGTGGTTGAGAAAGAACATAAG GGGAAGAACGATAAAAGAGAAACTCAAACAGATCATATG CTTGTATTGAACAGCCAAAAGAGTTGGAATTTTAGCTTGCGTTCGAAGGAAGACGTGGAAGCTCTGTTGTTAAAAAAGCAAGAGGCTAACATCAAAAGAGAGCGAATGATGAAATACTCATTTTCCAACCGG gaGAGAGGAAATGGTCTATTCGAAGAATCGCAACTCGCCAAGGAAAGTGGTAGACAGAGTCACCAGATAAAACAGTGGCCGAACAAAGAGGCCTATAATAGAGAAAGGATGGAGAATTTGAAATCAGCTCCCATCTCTAATTTGTTTACTGGTGATATATTCAGCCCAGCACAAGTTAAGACCAGAAGTACCCGAAAACAAGATTTTATAGAAGGGTTGAATACACCTGTGTCCTTCCCCAGAAGATCATTTGGCAGCATGCGACCAAGTTTGGCTGGAGAAGGTAATTCCTTGCCAAATTCCCCAGTTTTTCCTACTTACATGGCTGCAACGCAATCTGCAAAGTTAAAGGCAAGGTCGATGAGCACACCAAAGCAACGAGAAGGATTTCAAGATTCTTGCTTTGAGTAG